Proteins from a single region of Artemia franciscana chromosome 20, ASM3288406v1, whole genome shotgun sequence:
- the LOC136040404 gene encoding transmembrane emp24 domain-containing protein 2-like, whose translation MILKILAVCALFSRAYSYFVTVDAHAEECFFEKVQAGTKMGLTFEVAEGGFLDIDVKIYSPDGNLIYEGDRESNGKFAFAADKEGVYRYCFSNKMSTMTPKIVMFSMDVGEKPADAKEEDGEGENKLETMIKELASSLTNVKKEQDYMEIRERVHRAINEGTNHRVVLWAAFESIVLIAMTVGQVYYLKRFFEVRRVV comes from the exons atgattcttaaaattttagctGTTTGTGCGCTGTTTTCAAGAGCTTATTCTTATTTTGTCACTGTTGATGCCCATGCAGAAGAgtgcttttttgaaaaagtgcaAGCTGGCACTAAAATGG ggttGACTTTTGAAGTTGCTGAAGGCGGATTTTTAGATATTGATGTCAAAATATACAGTCCAGATGGCAACCTGATTTATGAAGGTGAcagggaatcaaatgggaagttTGCTTTTGCTGCAGATAAGGAAGGCGTTTACAGatattgtttttcaaacaaaatgtcAACAATGACACCAAAGATTGTCATGTTTTCAATGGACGTGGGTGAAAAGCCAGCAGATGCAAAAGAGGAGGATG gaGAGGGTGAGAACAAACTAGAGACAATGATAAAAGAACTGGCTTCATCTTTGACAAATGTGAAGAAAGAACAAGATTATATGGAGATAAGAGAGAGAGTCCATCGTGCAATCAATGAAGGAACCAATCACCGCGTAGTTCTTTGGGCTGCTTTTGAGTCAATCGTTCTAATTGCTATGACAGTGGGCCAAGTCTATTATCTTAAAAGGTTTTTTGAAGTGAGAAGAGTTGTATGA
- the LOC136040408 gene encoding charged multivesicular body protein 6-like isoform X2 has product MARKLLQENKRDRAKILLKKKRYLEQLTEKTDNQLDGIEQMVQDIEFSQVQVEVLKNLEKGNAALKKLHDVFSMSDVEKIMDETREGIEKQQEIDDLLSGNLTEDDLAAVEDELNEIMKANLPEVENLPEVPTEEPTLPDIPQGEPTDVPTRKEKTKQEKTALTA; this is encoded by the exons tcGTGCAAAAATACTATTGAAGAAAAAGCGCTATCTGGAACAATTGACAGAAAAAACGGATAACCAGCTAGATGGCATCGAACAAATGGTACAGGATATTGAATTCAGCCAAGTTCAAGTGGAAGTATTGAAGAATTTAGAAAAAGGCAACGCTGCATTGAAAAAACTTCatgatgttttttctatgtCAGATGTGGAGAAGATTATGGATGAAACTAGAGAAGGAATTGAAAAGCAACAG gaaatagacGATTTGCTCTCAGGGAACTTAACAGAGGACGACTTAGCTGCTGTTGAAGACGAGTTGAATGAAATTATGAAAGCAAACTTACCCGAAGTAGAAAATCTTCCAGAAGTCCCAACTGAAGAACCAACACTGCCAGACATTCCACAGGGAGAACCAACAG atGTGCCAACACggaaggagaaaacaaaacaggaaaaaactgcTCTAACTGCCTAA